The Rattus rattus isolate New Zealand chromosome 13, Rrattus_CSIRO_v1, whole genome shotgun sequence nucleotide sequence GCATGTCCAGATGGTTTCTGCCTTATAAGAACTTGGGGACTAAGGGACACCCGGGCACAGGAGCAAGCCTGTCTGGGGGCTGGTGTGCTGAAACTGCAGGGCACAACACCCTTCACAGAGGGTCCAAACCAACTACTGTGTCAAGATAGGACCACAGGATAAAGCtatggctcagttggcagaatGCTAGCCTAGCAGCACCATGTAAAGCTGGCACAATGGCACATGCCAGTCATCCCAGTACTAGGgtagtggaggcaggagaatagagTTGAAGGTCATCCATGAacaagagatactgtctcaaaaaacaaaagctctAACTAAACACTACTCCCTCCAATCAAAACCCCAAAGCCAAACTTTAAGAGCCAGGCGCTTGGAGGCTGAGGTGCGGCACCGCTGCAGAACCTCAAGAGCCGCCAACCCAACAAAAGCGGTCAATATGCAGCCAGAACAAACAGAGCGAGGGCTGTGGACTACTTCCTACCAGGCGGGGTTGAAAAGGGGCTATACCCCTGCCTCTGGGCTGCAGTCCACAGTAGAGGAGCTgctggcagggctggagagtggGAAATGGAAAGACTGGGGAGAGGTGGTCCCAAAGGAAGAGACCGACAGACTTCTCAGCTCACAGTTCCCAACTGAAAGGCTGCTAAAACCAGGCAAGCCAccatgtttataaaaacaaacaacatctCACATATGACATGCCTTCTTTCACTCAGAGTGTCACCTGTGGCTTAAGGGGCAACAGCGTTGTATAGGCTAGTTAGCCTGGCTTGTGGATGGCTCTTAGTGACTCCTGGGTTATAATACCTTTGAGTGCCAGCCTCTCTGGGATTCCCCTCTCAATCTTTAACTACTGGGTTACTGGACACTGTGGTGACTGTCCTGAGGCCAGGGAGGTGGAACCTCAACACTGACTATGGAGTTTGTCATGACCTTGTCCTTAGCTTTCACATGCCTGAGATGTGGACACTAAAAGCACTCTAATATCAGCACAGATGGCAAGTCGAGAGGTCCTTGTTTGAATTGATCTATGTACAAAATGccctaaaagcaaaaaaaaaaaaaggcttaaataAATAGGCAGGGTTGTGGCTGTGATGCAAGTATTGAGGGTAGGTCCGTGGGACCCAAAGGGCTAGAGGAAGACAGAAGGGTTGAGAGCACCTGGCCATGGGCAGCAGCTGCCACATGGCTCAGTGAGAATGTCCACGAAGGCCTTGGAGCTTTGTCCCTTCAGTCATGGAGTCCAAAGCTCTGAGAATTGGCCTTCACACTGCCTGGTGACAGCGTCCGAGCACCTGCCTAGATACCACGAGCTGGCAGGAACCACTGTTTCCCCATCCCCATCATTGTCAACCTCAGGGCTGCTGTCAAGCCAAGAAGAGCCGAGCTGGTCCCATAACTGTCCTCCGTGGGGAAGCCAAATAGCTGCCAGGAAGGGAACCTCCTCTCCAGGTCCAACGGGGCTCATGCCGACTGTGAGCAAGGAGCTTCTGACAGGCACACCAACGCTCAGCCTCATCAACTGCACACGAACACCTCTTTCTTGCCAAGTTCCTCCCCTGCACTGGGTCACCTCAGAAGTCCCTAAGTGCAGGGACACTGGGAGAACAGCAGGCTGAGGAAACTGAGAGCCACCACTTTCCCTCAGCTTGCCCTGGGCTGAAGGCCCCTTTGTGCAGCTGCACTTAGGTTTGGTTGAGCACTCAGAAGATGCCCCCCCTACGCATACACACACTGTCACCCTGTTCTTTTCAGGTGACATCCAGACACAGATTAGGCCATCAGTCCCTTCAGCAGATGGCACTGAGCCCTGGAACAGGTGCAACTGGCTGTCGCCCTCAGAGGCAGATGACGGGACAATGGTGAGGGGCTGGTGGGCACCCTGGTGGTTTTGTTCCCAGAGAGATCCAGTGTTGGGTCCAAGTTGGGGACGCAGGCCTCACAGAAGGCTGGCCAAGCTGGTGTTGGGTCCATTCTGAGCTTGAAACTGCACAGGGGGTGGGCCATCTGTCCACTGTGAGGAGAACACATGAGTAAACCCCTCCACACATAAGGAGTCAGAGCCCCTCATCCCTATGTCTGCTTCCCCACCCTTTATACCGTAATGAGGTTGTGCTCTGGGAGGCTGCAGGCCTCGATGTGGTCCTGCAGCAGCTGCTGTGAGAAGTTCTGGTGCATCTGTGCGGCCTCATGGGCATCCATGGCATTCCCACATGCCTTGTTTAGGTCTGCAGATGGGGCAGGTGTCACTGTTTAGTTCATCCCCTGTGGCCAAACTCATACCAACCCAGGGGAGTCAGAAGTTACCCTCAGAGATCCAAACCCATTTTGAGACTCAGGAGGATCATCCACAAAGCCCTGTAGCAGGAACCCAGGTCCCACTTGTCACAATTCTTAAAAATCCCTGGAAAGTTAGGCATGGTGACTTGGCAGACAAAGGAATGTAAATTTGTGATTTCAAGATCAACTTTGTCTACccagaattccaggccagctagaccCTGtttccaataaataaacaaacaagaataaaaatcCCCTGGAGACACACCCCTGCTCAGATGATGTCAGTCCTATGAGCATGCCTGGAAGCCTTGTTCACTCTCACCTCTCAGGAGGGCAGATGACCACAGCTGCACAGACATGTCTGGGATCTTGCTGGCCAGCTGCATGGCAGGTACCACCATGTTGTTACTCTCCTGCCAATCAAAAGCTAAGAATTAACAGTGAGGTCACGGAAGAGTATCTTTGACTCCATCTGCCCATTTTATGTTCTGTTGCTCCTGGACAAACACGAACTGCACCCTCAGAGCCTACCCAAAACGGCCCTCTAAGGTACTCTTGTTCACCTTGGAAAAAACAAACTGAGCATTCTTGCTCCCCTTTGCACATGAGGCAATGAATGGGCCATACATGTCTTGCCAGCTAGAGAAAAAGAGGGCTGTGGCCCCACAATTAGAAATGATTAATAAACTATACATTCATGCGGGTGTCCCAACCTAGGCTTCAGGAGAAGGAAGCTAAAGGACTGAGTGCAGAAGAGTTGCTCCTTTGGGCTGGCTTTTGTAGGCTACTGTGGGGATATGGGGTCTCTAGGCCTGTGActccctctgtgtgtgcagaGCTGCTGATCTAGAAGCCCAGTGTTCTCATGACGAGGCTAGGGGAGACCTGGAGTGCAGTGTTCTGTTTCTGACCTCACACTGAGGAACCCTAGGTAGTTCTGAGTCCAAACCAGGCCCCGCTGAACTGTTCTACCTTCCCAGACTGCAGGCCCAGGTTGGGGTCCTTTCTGTGACAGAGGTggagagcactcgctgctcttgcagagtactCAGGTGCAGCTtttagtacccacatggcagctcacaattgtctaatTCCTGTACCAGAGAATCTGATCTGACCCCcgtctctgacctctgtggacaccaggcacacacatggtgcttATCAAACACACAAgccaaacattcacacacataaaataagcaaatggagaaatgaacaaaaacaaaaatttaaaagcctcAAACCAGATTCCAATTCTAGGCACAGGTTAATGAAAAAACAACCTGACCAAATGCAGCTTAGCTGGGTTACTCAGACCTTAACCTCCACCAGCTACAACCAAACCGAGTAGAGTCCCTCTCAGACTTCAGACACGGTGGGCAAGAAGAGCTGCCCCCTCCTCCAGACCCAAGGAGGGGCTAGAAGTATGGGCTGGCTCTATAGCTGCCTGGACAGGGTCTGATCCTCACGAGTCAGATCTCTGCTGGCCACCTGGCTCTGGCTGCTGCAATAATTGTCACCCACGAGGGCCTGGCTCAGCAAACTGTCCCTGCTGCTCAACCACCAGGCTCGCTTTGGCTGCCCTGACCTCACAGGTCCTGCTATCTCCCCAGCCAggctcatacaggcaaagggagTGTTTTACAGAAAGCCGTGGAGTGGGAAACACTGCTAGACAGACTTCTGGCCCACACGGCTACTCTAAGTGCTCTGAAGTACACCACACCAGAGGCCCCCAGGGTAAACAGGCTTGTCCAATGCCCAAGCAGATGCCCCAGCAGCAGGCCACAGCAGTGGGGACACTAAAGGTCACTCCCTGCTCTCCACAGCCAAGCTACCCTCAATACATTTGATAATAATTTGAAGTAAAGAAGTCTTGTGAAGCCACATGGTTGATGGTGCCACAGACACAGGAAGGTTTGACATTGTTAGTCTAAggttctgagacagtctcacgGGGCCATGGATTCCCAAGGGATGGTATGTTGAGAAGCCTACAGGAACATGGCAGCTGTCTCTTAGTTCTGAGGCTTGTGAGGCTGACATCTATGTCCAGGAGGGGAACCCCAGGACCCCATGCCTTTAACACCCTGGATTCCAGGACAGGAAATGCCACCTTCTGTGGTGGTGTTCCTTAGGTCTCCAGCCTGTGCACCGGCTAGGTAGGGACTCACCCTGTGATTTCCCAGCACATAGAAGATGTGACCCAGCAGCACAAGGGAGCAGGCAGTAAGGCGGTTCAGGTCCTCTGCATTCGACATCTTTAGAGTTTCTCGAAGAAACCTCCTGTAAGAGGAGACAGACGCTGATACCCGCAGACATATTAGTCCTAGAGAAGCAGAGGTAGACTTAGGAAAGAGAGGCCATCAAACATGGTGCCCTGATCAAAACTTACTTGGCTTCGTTGTAGCGGCcctggaagaaggagaagagtcCTCGTACATAGAAGGCTGCTGCTCGGAGGCAGTGTGAGCTGCGAGGAAGCAGAGTCTCAGTTGGGTATGGGAGAACAGTTTCCCAAAGGCAGCCCCTGAAGACTGTCTAAAGGCTAGGATGCAAGCAGTGTTGAGTATGTGTGAGGTCTGGGGCCCACAGGCACATACACCACCCCAAGAGCAATGAGGGAGTAGAATGTGTGTGCTGAACACAGGCAGGCTCACCTGACCGGGAAGCTGTGGTCTGGGTTTATCCTCTCAAGCAAACTGTACAGCTGGTGGAGAAACATCAGTCAGGACTCTACCTAGAGGAGGCCAGGCCCTGAACATGCTACAGGGGACAGGGCTTCTTCCACTCCACGGGAAGACTGTCATAACGTGCAGCATGCCTGCCCTGAACAGCTTCAAGATGGAGTGTCTGAGGGAACTATGTAGGAGACAGGGGCAGAGTGGGGACACTGGGACACACACTATCCTTATGGACCAagaatcctgcctcagctccctaaCAGCCAGGTTGACAGAGGTTGGGCTTCCTGCTTCTCTCAGCCCAGATGTGGAAAGTTGGCCATGGTTTGTGCAGACAAGAGATGACATTGGCCATGGTTAGAATGAaggctgcagaggtcagagaatatGGGCCACTCTGGAGGGACTCAAGGGTGGGATATCCTAGGTCAGAGAAGAACCTAATTCTTGTGGCTTTGGCTAGAAAGTCCAGGTAGAAGCACTTGGCTTATGTGGTCAGCCCTGTGAGGATGACCAACCTACCCACACAAGACTTTCTTCTATCTGATTTGGAGCTGAGGTGTGGCTCTGTGGCAGACCGCTTGGCAGCAAGCAAGAGCCCCAGGTTGGATGCAAACTCCCcaattttttttgtccttttgttttgttttttttttgagacagagtttctgtatAGCCCTCAccattctggaacttgctctgtggaccaggctggtcttgaacccagagatccacctgcctctgcctcctgagtgcttggattaaagacatgcacatgACCACCCTAcgacattttttgtttgttttaggtacAATGTGGGGTCAATAAAGGTTGAGTGGCTTAGGATGGGACAAAAGCCACATGGCTGCAGGAGTGCTGTCCCAGTCCTAACCCTCATAGAACACTAAACATCTGGGCTTTTCTAAGGTCTGTGGGTGCCTAGGACACCCACAGCCCCCGcacaggagatggaggaggataCCGAACATGAAGCATGTCACCTACTACCTCTTGGTGTCTATTTCCTTCCCGTATATACACACTCGCAAGGTTAGTCACGATGAAGGCCCACAACTCCTGATGGTTGGTGAGCTGGAATGAAAGATGGGGCATTTAGGAGTCCAGCCTGGCCACGGTTACACCGTCGAGGCCTGACTGGACCCAGAATTGCGCAAGGGCTCCTTTCAGACTCAGTCAGCTTGTTCCAAACCCAAGCACGAAGTGGAgttagctcctccccctcctccactgcaGTGGCAATGCCAGTGACCACCAGTGGACAATGAGCAGCCTTGGTCTACACAGTCCAGACTGGGTCTACACAGTCCAGACTGGGTCTACACAGTCCAGACTGGGTCTACACAGTCCAGACTGGGTCTACACAGTCCAGACTGGCTCCACTCTTCTGGCTCAGAGTCCTAGCAGCTGGGACGACAGGCCTGTAACCGCCCtggcttatttttgtttgtagtCCAACAGTGAGACCCTGAAGCACGCTGGGCATGGTCTCTCCACTGAACCATTGATTATGGAAAGTGAACTGGTCAAGAGAAGGAGTAAACCTCAGGTGTGGTAGTGGAGGCtggtcatcccagcacttgggaaggaagctgaggcaagattaAAAAACCTTTTGAAATCTTTCAAGACAGTGTTTGTCTCTAAACTccatatgtagatcaggctagcttcaaacttacagagatccacatgcctctccctcccaagtgctggaatttgtTATACCACCACACCTTGCCAGGCAAGATCAGAATTTAAGGCCTGCCTGTGCAACTGAGATATCCTGTCTTAAAAGCATAGGCAGGGGCTGCAGTTCAGCAATAcagtacttgcctggcatgtgtgaaaTGTTGGGTTCAATCTCCTTAGCTAAGCCCAGATGtttgagagaggagaaggaacgGATATAAGAGTCTAAGCAGCCTGGGCCCTCTGATTCCAATTCCCCACAGTAGTGGGCCTAGCACACAAAAGCCCAGAGCTCCCTTCCTTGACCTGAGCTGCAGGAGCATTGGGGTGTGGGCTGTGAACAACAGGAGGAGTCTATGTTTGAGGacaaggtgtctgtctgtcttagctTTTCCCCTTCCATGTATTGCCCCAGAAGGCTCCTTTCAGCACATGACTTAAGCATTGCTGCTGAAGCAAAGCCACATATGGACAACCACTAAGAACATGAGGTTCCTGGCACTGCAGCAGGGCTCTGGCACTGCAGCAGGAGGGCCTGGGGTCTAGGGAGCCAGGGGTGGATCCATGCCAGAGAAGTGGGCAGCCAGTTGACTCTTCACATAGCATTCACAGACATCTAGCAACCAAGGAGGGAGCCCCATCCTACAGAGGGATGCTCCAGCCTCAGAACATAACATACCATAAAAATCTCTACTGTGGGCTCCCTAGAGAATAGGTCAGTAGCCTCCCTTTCCTGCAAGGACAGCTATCCCTAGAAGTATCTGTGTCACTCTAGAAGAAATGGACCAGCTTCTTAGGGACTAGTAGGTCAGTTGTCTAAGACTGTGGGTACCTTGCTGGGGACCGCCTCCCTGAAGTAAAACTTGTCTTCTGTTCCTGAGCACCTATCAGAGAACTTAGGTAGGATAAGGGCACATCCCAGTCACTGTACGTCCACATAATGTGACTCTACCAAACTCCAGAACCCAGCATGACTTCAAGAGCACCACAAAGTGACCCAGTCTGAGAATTTCCTAGGTGTTAAAATGGCTACCCAGTGTACCTGTACTCCTGACACATATGTCCTTTCCTCATATCTTTCCAGGGTAGCCACGAACTGTTCATCCTAGCAACCTCCCACCCCAACAGGAACTGTGTTAAGGTTGTGGCCACTGCCAGGCTAACTGCAGTAAATGTGGGCTCAAAGTCTATATATAGCTCCTGCAGTAAACCTAAGCTGGTCTCCATCCTTTGTGCAGCAGCAAATCTTATACCATGTTCCATTACTCAGGAAGTCAGTCTTACCCGAAGGGCTGTGGTAAACTGGGCTTCAGCATTGTCCATGCAGTTCACGGAGACACAATACAGGCCCTGCAAGGACAAGGATGCATGTGCAGCTCAGGTTAGAACCAGGGCAGCTGACACGGTGACCATGGGCAAACATAATTTGTACTGGGCCTGGGATGGGCTTCAAGCTATTGTAAAGGACCCCTTCCCATAGCAGAACAGAGCTCATGTTTGGATGTGGGTTGGGTAGTGTCATGGGTTATTTACTGGGACACCCAGATCCTCAGGATGGGTCATATCCTTTGCTAGCTATGTGCTGGATTCTGGCAAGAGTGGGGCCCAATCCTGGGACATACTCACCAGCAGTGTGTGCAACTGGGCGGCATGGTTGGAGAAGAGCCTAGGGGACTGCTGGCACAGCTGACAGACCTGAGAGATCTGAGGAGAGAACCAAGGTAACTCTCTATCCTGGGACCTGGCACTGGGGTGCAGCCCCAAGGCTGGAAGACATGCTCCCATCTACTTGCCAAACTGGAGTCAAAGTCCTGGCAGGAGGAGCCACCACATGGAAGAAGATGACCCTGACCTCCTTTCTCCTGACTTCCATCCCAGCTTCAGGTTATAAAACACCTCCCCAGTGTTCTCAGGAAGCTGTGCATTTTGGTGATATGGATCCCAGTCATATCCCATTGTTCCCTGAGCCTACAAGTTTTAGGGAACCAGACTATTGGCTTTACATCGAATTCTATAGCCTAGACTAGAGCAGTGACAGTGAGGCCACTGtacctcccctttttttttttttttttttttttttcttcttctttttttcggagctggggaccgaacccagggccttgcgcttgctaggcaagcactctaccactgagctaaatccccaacccctgtacccTCCCCTCTTGACACCTATGCCCACACCCAGACCAGCTCCCACATCCCACTCTCTGTGCTTCCTACCTCCTGTAGTGCAGTGGCCTTGTGGCCAGTGACAAGCCGGCACATGATGATGTGCTCCAGCAGGATCACTTGGAAGGATGACAGGATGGGGCTGCAGTCTAGCACTGGGGACAGGAGGCAGGGGTGAGCATGCAGACATGGACCACCAGGCCCTGCCCACATCATTCCTGCTGCAGCCTCTCCCCATCTAGATAAGGACATAAGCTCAAGCCAGGCCACTGTGAAGCGAGCATCCCAGAGCTGAGAAGTCTCTAGTGGATGGTGCTCAGGTAAAGCAGGAGCTTAGCAAGCACAGGTCAGGTGCTAGCTTGAATGCCATGCACCAAAGTCACAGGAAACTCCAGGCTGAGCACTGTGCAACACACAGGTCATCTCTACAGAGCCTGCCTGCCACCCCTGCTAAGAGTTCAGGAACCTGCTGGGTGGGTTCTCCAAGAAATCTTCAACTATGCATGCCTGAGTGAGACAGAGCCCAAGCCATGGCAGTTAGTTCCTGGCAGCCCTGCACAGATATCCTTGGGTGAGGAAAAAGTTGTTGCCCAACCCagcttgaggaaaagaaaagcacagttCCACAAGATCAAAGAGATTTAGAGGAATGCTAAGGCCACATGAATCCTCAGGACGCATGAAACAGTCAAGTGTGGCTAGAACCCTAGAACCTGGAGGAGTCAGAGCAGGCAGGTGAGGGCTAAGATCTGGCCCTGGCCTCCCGGAACATGACGATGTCCTAATGTCAAGGGAACTTGGGATAGCTGGGGCCCTGCCCAGGCAGCACTTACTCTTAAGCTTTTCCAACTGCATGAGCGCCTTGTCTGTGTACTTCTGTGCCTTCTCCAGGTAACCAGCCTGCATGGAATGCATCACTGTGACCTGCAAGGAGAGCAGGTGGTGGTCACAAGGCCCTCTCCCAGcgcaggcccaggcccaggcccattCCAGGCCCATTCCAGGCCCAGACCCAGGCGCAGGGTGGCAGGACTCACCAGGTAGacgagcacacacatgtgctcctTGGGCAGCCAGTGGAAGAGGTCGGCGGGGTTGCTGGGCAGGATTTCATCATCGTGCAGCGTGGAGATGGTCTGGATGCACTGCTGCAGCTGCTTCAGGCATGGCTTGACGCTCTTCACCTGCGGCATGTATGCCTCAGCACCGCACCCCAGGAGGCCTGGCAACCTTGCCAAGCTCCTGTACGGGACTCTCTCCTACTGCAGGAGCTCTTCTCCTCAGGTCTTAGCCTCCTAGAAGCCAGGCTTCAAGGAGGCAAGAGGCCTGGTAGTTGCCTCCCACAAATAGAAACTGTTAGCACTGTAGCTTCTGTTAACCCTTATTTCTGTCTGCCATTCTAAGTCTCTCAGGGACAGCTATGGTTCTCAGCACTAAAAGCTGCTATGTTCTTATATGCTGGGCCCAGTGGGAACACAAGGAAGGCCCTTACTAACACTGAGCATTTCTTGGGTCCCCACAACACTGGCCCAGTACCTCACAGGGGTGCACATCCAGTGGGTCCACAGGAACAAGAAAGGGCAAAGGCAAGCAAGGTAGCTCCCATTCATTCCTCATAGGCTGAGGCCATCATGTGAACACAGTCTCCAGTCTTCAACATAGTCACATAGCCATACCTGGGTCCCTACTGAGCTTCACGAAGCTGCTGTGAGCTGGGAAAGGGGTCTGGAGCACATTACCCTGTTTTGCTTTCATGGCTTCCATGAACTTCCTCCAGAGGCCTCCAGCAATGTGTGCCCTCAATGGATGTGAGGCCACAAATTTTTACTCAAATGAGAATAGGCCCACAGGACAAAACTGCTTTGTGAGCACCCTCTACCCTCGGGGCTTTGTCATACAGTATGATGGGGCCGCCAACTGTGCTAGAGCAGGacacctgcatgtatgtttgtgtacttaCAAACATGCAACAAGATCATATCATGAGTAAACCCTCCCCACAGACCCCGAGTGACAACATACCTGCCCGGCATCCAGGTAGTGAGTCACCTGCAGCACCAGGAAGAAGACACGTAGTGACTCCTTCTGGATGGGGTTGCCCTGCCAGTTCTCCACAATCTGCCCACACAGTGTGAGCAGTGGGTGCACCTCTTGCAGTTTGCGTTCCATCAGCAGCAGCTAGAGGGGTGAGAGAGGTAGTGCACCACTGTTACCAGTCCAACGGCTGAGGACACCCCACTCCCACAGCcctcagagagcagagctgggtgCAATGAGGTCAGGTGTGGCAGGCAGCACTTGCCTTTagtcccaccacttgggaggccgagacaggcagatctctgtgagtttgaggccagcctggtctacatagagagttccagaacagccagggagacCTTACCTACAttgagaccttacctcaaacaATCAAAGCTGGATACAACAAAGAAACTAAGGTACGGGCATCTCCGCAGCAGGCTCTCTCAATAGCACATCCACTacctgaaacctcagagccccaAGTGAAGCCCTCCTGCTCTTGAGAATACACTGTGTAGAAAAGCCCCTGCCGGTAGCCTCCTGGCCGGCAACAGGGCTGCACACACCCAGCCTTGACTTACCATCCCCTTGCTGAGCAGGAATAATGCCCTGGAAAAAACACAAGACATCAGGTTTTAAGGCATCAGGATCAATACGGCTGCTACTCAGGGAGATGTGCTTTATTTATAGGACATTTTAGAATGCTACATTTTGTTCTGATCTATCCATGTTTACATTTGGAGGTGGGCAGATGCTGGAATTGATCTTAGGATCTTATACAGGCTAGACAGCACTCTGGACTGCATTATACTCCCAACTTAACTTTGAACTTTAGCCTGGTCTATATttggagttctaggacagccggggctacataatagagagccctaaaacaaacaaacaaacaaacaaagacaaaaaaccttttgtttatttctatatgCGTGTGTCTACATGCACAAGTGCACTACTACATCCAAGTGCCACCCAAGGAGACTACAGGGGGGGCATCAGACGttgaggaactggagttacaggaaattGTGAGACTCCTGAGGTAGGTGTTGAGAAATGAATCTGAGTTTGAATGTCTGAGAGaggtaagtactcttaaccactgaccacCCTCTtaaccttgaacttgggatcttccATCCTCTACCAGGTGTGCCCATGCACTCTGGCTTCGGTAGCTCCTATTTTACATGATGCAGACACACTTGTGAGCATCACAAAAGAGTAGAAGATAGTACCCTGAAGTCACCTTCATGTTCCAATGCAGCAGAGGTGGGTCTAGCAAAGGGTAGAGCGAACATGGACTGGCCTGGGCTATCTCCACCTCACCTGCGCACTCGGCTGTGCCCAGCTCATGTTCCCCTCAAGATAAAGGAGATGAACTTATAAATGGCAGTCAGTGCCTCCCTTCTCTGTCACCAGGGTTTCTGTGGCCTCTCTCAAATCCCACTCCATGGACTTTCTCAAGTAGATCTATGTACATGCTGAAACTGAGGACAGAACTCCCAC carries:
- the Mau2 gene encoding MAU2 chromatid cohesion factor homolog isoform X3, with translation MAAQAAAAAQAAAAAQAAAAQAAQAEAAESWYLALLGFAEHFRTSSPPKIRLCVHCLQAVFPFKPPQRIEARTHLQLGSVLYHHTKNSEQARSHLEKAWLISQQIPQFEDVKFEAASLLSELYCQENSVDAAKPLLRKAIQISQQTPYWHCRLLFQLAQLHTLEKDLVSACDLLGVGAEYARVVGSEYTRALFLLSKGMLLLMERKLQEVHPLLTLCGQIVENWQGNPIQKESLRVFFLVLQVTHYLDAGQVKSVKPCLKQLQQCIQTISTLHDDEILPSNPADLFHWLPKEHMCVLVYLVTVMHSMQAGYLEKAQKYTDKALMQLEKLKMLDCSPILSSFQVILLEHIIMCRLVTGHKATALQEISQVCQLCQQSPRLFSNHAAQLHTLLGLYCVSVNCMDNAEAQFTTALRLTNHQELWAFIVTNLASVYIREGNRHQEVLYSLLERINPDHSFPVSSHCLRAAAFYVRGLFSFFQGRYNEAKRFLRETLKMSNAEDLNRLTACSLVLLGHIFYVLGNHRESNNMVVPAMQLASKIPDMSVQLWSSALLRDLNKACGNAMDAHEAAQMHQNFSQQLLQDHIEACSLPEHNLITMAHPLCSFKLRMDPTPAWPAFCEACVPNLDPTLDLSGNKTTRVPTSPSPLSRHLPLRATASCTCSRAQCHLLKGLMA
- the Mau2 gene encoding MAU2 chromatid cohesion factor homolog isoform X2, translated to MAAQAAAAAQAAAAAQAAAAQAAQAEAAESWYLALLGFAEHFRTSSPPKIRLCVHCLQAVFPFKPPQRIEARTHLQLGSVLYHHTKNSEQARSHLEKAWLISQQIPQFEDVKFEAASLLSELYCQENSVDAAKPLLRKAIQISQQTPYWHCRLLFQLAQLHTLEKDLVSACDLLGVGAEYARVVGSEYTRALFLLSKGMLLLMERKLQEVHPLLTLCGQIVENWQGNPIQKESLRVFFLVLQVTHYLDAGQVKSVKPCLKQLQQCIQTISTLHDDEILPSNPADLFHWLPKEHMCVLVYLVTVMHSMQAGYLEKAQKYTDKALMQLEKLKMLDCSPILSSFQVILLEHIIMCRLVTGHKATALQEISQVCQLCQQSPRLFSNHAAQLHTLLGLYCVSVNCMDNAEAQFTTALRLTNHQELWAFIVTNLASVYIREGNRHQELYSLLERINPDHSFPVSSHCLRAAAFYVRGLFSFFQGRYNEAKRFLRETLKMSNAEDLNRLTACSLVLLGHIFYVLGNHRESNNMVVPAMQLASKIPDMSVQLWSSALLRDLNKACGNAMDAHEAAQMHQNFSQQLLQDHIEACSLPEHNLITWTDGPPPVQFQAQNGPNTSLASLL
- the Mau2 gene encoding MAU2 chromatid cohesion factor homolog isoform X1, coding for MAAQAAAAAQAAAAAQAAAAQAAQAEAAESWYLALLGFAEHFRTSSPPKIRLCVHCLQAVFPFKPPQRIEARTHLQLGSVLYHHTKNSEQARSHLEKAWLISQQIPQFEDVKFEAASLLSELYCQENSVDAAKPLLRKAIQISQQTPYWHCRLLFQLAQLHTLEKDLVSACDLLGVGAEYARVVGSEYTRALFLLSKGMLLLMERKLQEVHPLLTLCGQIVENWQGNPIQKESLRVFFLVLQVTHYLDAGQVKSVKPCLKQLQQCIQTISTLHDDEILPSNPADLFHWLPKEHMCVLVYLVTVMHSMQAGYLEKAQKYTDKALMQLEKLKMLDCSPILSSFQVILLEHIIMCRLVTGHKATALQEISQVCQLCQQSPRLFSNHAAQLHTLLGLYCVSVNCMDNAEAQFTTALRLTNHQELWAFIVTNLASVYIREGNRHQEVLYSLLERINPDHSFPVSSHCLRAAAFYVRGLFSFFQGRYNEAKRFLRETLKMSNAEDLNRLTACSLVLLGHIFYVLGNHRESNNMVVPAMQLASKIPDMSVQLWSSALLRDLNKACGNAMDAHEAAQMHQNFSQQLLQDHIEACSLPEHNLITWTDGPPPVQFQAQNGPNTSLASLL